A single window of Ignavibacteriota bacterium DNA harbors:
- a CDS encoding T9SS type A sorting domain-containing protein, which yields MKMKETGVVKLDVYNILGEKVLAVLDEELSGGIHEIDIDGSRLASGTYIYQLNIDGKFSQVKKMNLIK from the coding sequence GTGAAGATGAAGGAAACCGGAGTGGTAAAGTTGGATGTATATAATATATTGGGAGAGAAAGTATTGGCTGTATTGGATGAAGAATTAAGCGGCGGAATACATGAAATAGATATAGATGGCTCCAGACTTGCCAGCGGTACATATATTTACCAATTGAACATTGACGGCAAATTCTCTCAAGTTAAAAAAATGAATCTGATTAAATAA
- a CDS encoding glutamine synthetase beta-grasp domain-containing protein, whose product MAKSRLEYIWLDGYQPTQKMRSKTKIVDNFDGTVENAPMWAFDGSSTMQAPGGSSDLILQPVRVFVDPARANAYLVIAEVLNPDKTPHPTNGRATINDDDHDFWFGFEQEYVLWDLDHHTPYGFPAPGYYPPPQGPFYCSVGAEYNVGRDIVEEHVDLCIAAGLNIEGINAEVMKGQWEYQIFAKGAKEAGDQLWAARYLMERIGEAHNIRINLDPKPVTGDWNGSGMHTNFSNSTLRTCGNKETYSKICQAFGTQDAIERHIAVYGADNHLRLTGKHETQSIDKFSFGVSDRGASIRIPIGTVESGYKGWLEDRRPASNADPYKVAAEIINTVKGVKL is encoded by the coding sequence ATGGCTAAATCGAGGTTAGAGTATATTTGGCTTGATGGATATCAACCAACTCAGAAAATGAGAAGTAAAACAAAAATTGTAGATAATTTTGATGGAACAGTTGAAAACGCTCCAATGTGGGCATTCGACGGTTCATCAACAATGCAGGCTCCGGGCGGTTCATCAGATTTAATTTTACAACCGGTTCGTGTATTTGTTGATCCGGCAAGAGCAAATGCATATTTGGTTATTGCTGAAGTATTAAATCCAGATAAAACACCACATCCAACTAACGGTAGAGCAACAATCAATGATGATGATCATGATTTTTGGTTCGGTTTTGAACAAGAATATGTTCTTTGGGATTTAGATCATCATACACCGTATGGTTTTCCGGCTCCAGGATATTATCCTCCGCCTCAAGGACCTTTTTATTGTTCTGTTGGCGCTGAATATAATGTAGGTCGCGATATTGTTGAAGAACACGTTGATCTATGTATTGCGGCTGGACTTAATATCGAAGGTATAAATGCTGAAGTTATGAAAGGTCAATGGGAATATCAAATATTTGCAAAAGGCGCAAAAGAAGCAGGCGATCAACTTTGGGCTGCAAGATATTTAATGGAAAGAATCGGAGAAGCACACAATATCAGAATTAATCTTGATCCTAAACCGGTTACCGGAGATTGGAATGGTTCCGGTATGCATACAAATTTTTCTAATTCTACTTTAAGAACTTGCGGTAATAAAGAAACTTATTCAAAAATTTGTCAAGCTTTCGGTACTCAAGATGCAATTGAAAGGCACATTGCTGTTTATGGTGCGGATAATCATTTAAGATTAACCGGAAAACATGAAACACAATCTATTGATAAATTCAGCTTTGGTGTTTCAGATCGCGGCGCTTCCATTAGAATACCAATCGGAACAGTCGAATCTGGATATAAAGGATGGTTAGAAGATAGAAGACCAGCATCTAACGCAGATCCGTATAAAGTAGCAGCAGAAATTATTAACACTGTTAAAGGTGTAAAATTATAA
- a CDS encoding isoprenylcysteine carboxylmethyltransferase family protein, producing the protein MDAINIIAAVNLFVSMSANLSAAKKGMKSKLSNVIEKPKTYLQKIPPNISAVILILSIAAIFNLGVFSDKVKEEFYIYRLIGLLFFIVFSWVQVGSFKSLGEFYSQDILIFKNHRLITSGFYKFLRHPQYISQILSDLGLGIALMGYVIIPLVIFIEIPLFVLRAFFEDKLLEKHFKEKFVNYKKKSGFLFPFVG; encoded by the coding sequence ATGGATGCGATCAATATTATAGCTGCGGTTAATTTATTTGTATCAATGAGCGCTAATTTGTCTGCGGCAAAAAAGGGTATGAAATCCAAACTTTCCAATGTAATTGAAAAGCCCAAAACATACCTTCAAAAAATTCCTCCCAATATTTCAGCGGTTATTTTAATATTATCGATTGCGGCAATCTTTAATTTGGGTGTTTTTAGTGATAAAGTAAAAGAAGAATTTTATATATATAGACTGATTGGATTATTATTTTTCATAGTATTTTCTTGGGTTCAAGTTGGCAGCTTTAAATCATTGGGTGAATTTTATTCTCAGGACATATTAATCTTTAAAAATCATAGATTAATAACTAGTGGATTTTATAAATTTTTAAGGCATCCGCAATATATTAGCCAAATTTTAAGTGATTTGGGATTGGGAATCGCATTAATGGGATATGTGATAATTCCCTTAGTTATTTTTATTGAAATACCTTTATTTGTTCTAAGGGCATTTTTTGAAGATAAATTGCTCGAGAAACATTTTAAAGAGAAATTTGTAAACTATAAGAAAAAATCAGGATTTTTATTTCCATTTGTAGGTTAA
- a CDS encoding TerC family protein: MFEWMMNPEAWIALLTLTALEIVLGIDNIIFISILVGKLPDKERGKARTIGLALAMVTRILLLLSITWVMRLTNNLFTILQYDISGRDLILIIGGLFLLAKSTHEIHNSLEGTEEHKSSKAAASFISVIIQIAVLDIVFSLDSVITAVGLAKDVEVMILAIIIAVIIMMVSAKALGDFVDSHPTIKMLALSFLILVGVSLVGEGLDFHIPKGYIYFSMAFSVGVEMLNLKMKKNSEKKLKLLKSIKI, from the coding sequence ATGTTTGAATGGATGATGAATCCCGAAGCATGGATTGCATTATTGACACTTACCGCTTTAGAAATTGTTTTAGGTATAGATAATATTATCTTTATTTCTATTTTAGTAGGTAAATTACCTGATAAAGAAAGAGGAAAAGCAAGAACAATAGGATTGGCTTTGGCGATGGTTACAAGAATATTGCTGCTTCTTTCAATTACGTGGGTAATGAGATTGACAAATAATTTGTTTACAATTTTACAGTATGATATTTCCGGAAGAGATTTAATTTTAATTATCGGCGGATTATTTTTACTTGCCAAAAGCACTCACGAAATACATAATAGTTTGGAAGGAACCGAAGAGCATAAAAGCAGTAAAGCTGCTGCAAGTTTTATAAGTGTAATAATACAAATTGCCGTTTTGGACATAGTATTTTCTTTGGATTCCGTAATAACTGCTGTTGGTTTGGCAAAAGATGTAGAAGTCATGATTTTAGCAATAATCATTGCGGTAATAATAATGATGGTTTCCGCTAAAGCGTTAGGTGATTTTGTCGATTCTCATCCAACAATTAAAATGCTTGCATTAAGCTTTTTGATTCTTGTCGGTGTTTCCCTAGTTGGCGAAGGATTAGATTTCCATATTCCCAAAGGATATATTTATTTTTCAATGGCATTTAGCGTAGGTGTTGAAATGCTTAATTTGAAAATGAAGAAAAATTCCGAGAAAAAACTTAAATTGCTGAAAAGCATTAAGATATAA
- a CDS encoding N-acetylmuramoyl-L-alanine amidase has translation MNNKRFIFFLIILIFEFSGFSFGSDLTLKIGKYENKIPSIQIKGIEYVSSKLLAEAFSANFFLNESHQKFEIKFSEYKLKFTINNQFVILTSKKGNQHQIFQMPVSVKSENSEIVIPIKYAVKYLSYASGMDLFYNESDNTLSVKNENLDTKNLVNWNENLLDASNVKYDIFSIKIENKANGTLLRLGTKRPIREPASSIKDNKLYLFFNNVTVDNSLINHFKESGLVKNLEIKYVNGNPQFEIELKNGYDNYEVFYDEDINEILVSIHNKYLKQENLNLDSEEIKKWQFDVVVIDAGHGGKDPGAIGINGLKEKDVNLAIAKELGELINRNLKEVKVVYTRSSDQFIELYRRGKIANENKGNLFISIHCNSTPKKPTNANGIEVYLLRPGRTKEAIDIAAFENSVISLEDDPSRYQKLTDENFILVSMAQSSNMRYSETFADLLNTEWKKQLSLTSRGIKQAGFLVLVGASMPSVLIETGFISNKHDAKILSSKTGQKDIAASIFDAVLKYKKYYENSLINEIGK, from the coding sequence TTGAACAATAAAAGATTCATTTTTTTTCTGATAATTTTAATTTTTGAATTCTCCGGTTTTTCATTTGGGAGCGATTTAACATTAAAAATTGGAAAATATGAAAACAAAATTCCTTCAATACAAATAAAAGGGATAGAATACGTTTCTTCAAAACTATTAGCCGAAGCATTTTCCGCTAATTTTTTCTTAAACGAATCTCATCAAAAATTTGAAATAAAATTTTCCGAATACAAGTTGAAGTTTACAATTAATAATCAATTTGTTATTCTTACTTCAAAAAAAGGTAATCAACATCAAATATTTCAAATGCCTGTATCGGTCAAATCTGAAAACTCCGAAATTGTTATACCAATCAAATATGCTGTAAAATACTTGAGCTATGCTTCCGGAATGGATTTATTTTACAACGAATCTGATAATACTTTATCGGTTAAAAATGAAAACCTGGACACAAAAAATTTGGTTAATTGGAATGAAAATCTTCTAGACGCAAGCAATGTTAAATACGATATTTTTTCAATTAAGATAGAAAACAAAGCAAACGGAACTTTATTAAGATTAGGAACAAAAAGGCCAATCAGAGAACCTGCCAGTTCAATAAAGGACAATAAATTATATTTGTTTTTCAATAATGTTACGGTTGATAATAGTTTAATAAATCATTTTAAAGAATCCGGATTAGTTAAAAATTTAGAAATAAAATATGTAAATGGAAATCCGCAATTTGAAATTGAACTTAAAAACGGATATGATAATTATGAAGTATTTTACGATGAAGATATTAACGAAATATTAGTTTCTATTCATAATAAATATCTTAAACAGGAAAATTTAAATTTAGATTCAGAGGAAATAAAAAAATGGCAGTTTGACGTGGTTGTAATTGATGCGGGACATGGTGGCAAAGATCCAGGCGCGATCGGTATTAATGGTTTAAAAGAAAAAGACGTAAACTTAGCAATAGCCAAAGAACTTGGTGAATTGATAAACAGAAATCTAAAAGAAGTTAAAGTCGTTTATACAAGAAGCAGCGACCAATTTATTGAGTTATATAGGCGAGGTAAAATAGCTAATGAAAATAAAGGAAATTTATTTATTTCCATTCATTGTAATTCAACGCCAAAAAAGCCGACTAATGCAAATGGAATTGAAGTATATTTACTTAGACCCGGAAGAACAAAAGAAGCCATTGATATTGCCGCATTTGAAAACAGCGTAATAAGTTTGGAAGATGATCCGTCAAGATATCAAAAACTTACTGATGAAAATTTTATTTTGGTAAGTATGGCGCAATCTTCAAACATGCGTTATTCTGAAACTTTTGCTGATTTGTTAAATACCGAATGGAAAAAACAACTAAGCCTAACTTCAAGGGGAATTAAACAGGCAGGATTTTTGGTTTTGGTTGGAGCTTCAATGCCAAGCGTTTTAATTGAAACCGGATTTATTTCGAATAAACATGATGCAAAAATATTGAGTAGTAAAACCGGGCAAAAAGATATAGCTGCTTCTATTTTTGACGCAGTGTTAAAGTATAAAAAATATTATGAAAATTCGCTAATTAATGAAATAGGTAAATAA
- the rfbA gene encoding glucose-1-phosphate thymidylyltransferase RfbA yields the protein MKGIILAGGAGTRLFPITKVYSKQLALLYDKPLIYYPLSILMLGGIKDILIISDAVTIPHYQKLFDNGNFIGMNISYAVQNAPNGIAESFIIGDNFIGNDSVTLILGDNIFYGKLDFFYKAIESHNSGSTIFAYQVNDPQRYGIIEFDKNGKAISIEEKPKIPKSDFAIPGLYVYDNKVISISKNLKPSNRGELEITDVNKVYLENSELDVVKIGRGVAWLDTGTPEALLQASNFFGVIEDRQGLKVACIEEIAFKKNFISKNELTDLVNSYPNSSYKDYLVKFISSIDN from the coding sequence ATGAAAGGAATAATTCTTGCCGGAGGTGCCGGAACTCGTCTATTTCCAATAACAAAAGTCTATAGCAAACAGCTAGCGTTATTGTATGATAAGCCGTTAATTTATTATCCGCTATCAATATTAATGTTGGGAGGAATAAAAGATATTTTAATTATTTCCGACGCAGTTACGATACCGCATTATCAAAAGTTATTTGATAACGGAAATTTTATTGGAATGAATATCAGTTATGCAGTTCAAAATGCGCCAAATGGAATTGCAGAATCTTTTATTATTGGTGATAATTTTATTGGTAATGATAGTGTAACATTAATTTTAGGCGATAATATTTTTTATGGAAAATTGGATTTTTTCTATAAAGCAATTGAAAGTCACAATTCCGGAAGTACGATTTTTGCTTATCAAGTAAACGATCCTCAAAGATATGGTATAATTGAATTTGATAAAAACGGCAAAGCCATTTCAATTGAAGAAAAGCCGAAAATACCTAAATCTGATTTTGCAATTCCAGGTTTATATGTTTACGATAATAAAGTGATCAGCATTTCAAAAAATTTGAAACCCTCCAATAGAGGTGAGTTGGAAATAACGGATGTAAATAAAGTTTATTTGGAAAACTCTGAATTGGATGTTGTTAAAATTGGTCGTGGAGTTGCTTGGCTTGATACCGGAACACCCGAAGCACTTTTGCAAGCGTCTAATTTTTTTGGAGTAATTGAAGATAGGCAGGGTTTAAAGGTAGCTTGTATTGAAGAAATTGCATTTAAGAAAAATTTTATTTCAAAAAATGAATTAACAGATTTAGTTAATTCATATCCTAATTCCAGCTATAAAGATTATCTTGTAAAATTCATATCCTCAATTGATAATTAA